In Nymphaea colorata isolate Beijing-Zhang1983 chromosome 13, ASM883128v2, whole genome shotgun sequence, one DNA window encodes the following:
- the LOC116266582 gene encoding uncharacterized protein LOC116266582 has translation MSKTLVQPIGQKRLTNVAVVRLKNHGIRFEIACYKNKVLSWRSGVEKDLDEVLQSQTVYSNVSKGILAKSKDLMMAFGTDDNSKICLEILEKGELQVAGKERESQLSSQFRDVATIVMQKTINPETQRPYTISMIERLMHEIHFAVDPHSSSKKQALEVIRELQKQFPIKRSPMRLRLIVPEKNMSPLMEKLNAWNASIASKEVSGNHLSVVCEMEPGFFRECDSMMRNWQGRLEILSVSVHVDEDAHVNDYEDHETAPSSFERQPVDSVSELNEVVQNQLTISTENANAGEQVKQHKCSTCNALVGDAKQYRDHFKSDWHKHNLKRKTRHLPPLTLEECMTDIELDDAKNDLKDYSF, from the exons ATGTCAAAAACATTGGTCCAGCCAATTGGCCAAAAGAGATTAACGAATGTTGCAGTTGTTCGTCTAAAGAATCATGGGATCCGTTTTGAGATTGCTTGTTACAAGAACAAAGTCCTTTCGTGGCGTTCTGGAGT TGAGAAGGATTTGGATGAAGTATTACAGTCACAGACAGTTTATTCAAACGTATCAAAAGGAATTCTAGCCAAATCAAAGGACTTGATGATGGCATTTGGAACTGACGATAATTCAAAAATATGCTTGGAG ATTCTGGAGAAAGGAGAGCTTCAGGTTgcaggaaaggaaagagaatcTCAGCTATCAAGTCAGTTTCGAGATGTTGCAACAATTGTTATGCAGAAAACAATCAATCCAGAGACACAGAGGCCTTACACGATTAGCATGATCGAGAGACTAATGCATGAAATACATTTTGCTGTAGATCCTCATAGCAGCTCCAAGAAACAG GCTTTAGAAGTGATCCGTGAGCTCCAGAAGCAGTTTCCCATAAAGCGCTCTCCTATGCGATTGCGACTCATTGTTCCTGAAAAGAATATGTCTCCACTAATGGAGAAACTTAATGCTTGGAATGCTTCAATTGCCTCAAAAGAAGTCTCTGGGAATCATCTCTCTGTG GTTTGTGAAATGGAACCTGGATTTTTTCGTGAGTGTGATTCTATGATGAGGAATTGGCAAGGGAGACTGGAAATATTGTCCGTCTCTGTGCATGTTGATGAAGATGCACATGTTAATGATTATGAAGATCATGAAACTGCCCCATCTAGCTTTGAGAGACAGCCTGTGGATTCAGTTTCTGAGCTGAATGAGGTGGTACAGAATCAACTTACCATCTCAACAGAAAATGCAAATGCTGGAGAACAGGTGAAACAACATAAATGCAGCACATGTAATGCACTTGTGGGAGATGCCAAGCAGTATCGTGATCATTTCAAGAGTGACTGGCACAAACACAACCTCAAGCGTAAGACAAGACATCTCCCACCTCTCACGCTGGAAGAGTGCATGACAGATATAGAGCTGGATGATGCTAAGAATGATCTTAAGGACTATTCCTTTTGA
- the LOC116266605 gene encoding uncharacterized protein LOC116266605 isoform X2 yields the protein MIPTAGSPLLPSMLIIVQCLPMKYVSMRGRKPQICLDYLFLDCTFAGHTMKIPSKDLAVHQVIKCIWEHPNAPIVYLACDLLGQEEILVHVSKTFGSKIYIDRSVNAEYYEALTIIASDVITDDSSSRFQVCEGFPRFYEKAETKLAAARANLQPEPLFIRPSTQWYACREDYADDSRKSNKRWRAAERDEFGVWHVCYSIHSSKEELELALQYLQPKRVISTTPSCRAVELDYVKKNCGIGSVSSDDALWKLLDIRTEELHSTQACLTKVNPAKANELLPQNLDTPAKAQHGSLSSPVKVGSLTLFGRAWLGIQNPSTMLEPHNLSALRKVTNVAEGLSKVGDDKSRATDECNEKFNGGSITSKEKQVHAPFNGGCVTSREKQVHAPFDGGSVSIKEKQVHAPNSDSGEGTCSSGTSRSLDFSLRKLYRSMNVPVPQPLPSLADLMHAAKRAKVCAGKR from the exons ATGATCCCGACTGCAGGTTCACCTTTACTGCCTTCGATGCTAATCATTGTCCAG TGTTTGCCCATGAAATACGTGAGTATGAGAGGAAGGAAGCCTCAGATATGTCTGGATTACCTGTTCCTTGACTGCACTTTTGCTGGGCATACTATGAAAATTCCGAGCAAGGACTTGGCTGTTCATCAG GTGATCAAGTGCATATGGGAGCATCCAAATGCACCTATTGTGTATCTGGCATGTGATCTTCTGGGGCAGGAAGAGATCCTGGTGCATGTTTCTAAAACATTTGGTTCCAAAATATACATTGACAGATCTGTAAATGCTGAATATTATGAAGCACTTACAATCATAGCATCTGATGTCATCACTGATGATTCATCCTCTCGCTTTCAG GTGTGTGAAGGATTCCCCAGGTTCTATGAAAAAGCTGAGACAAAACTTGCTGCAGCTAGAGCCAATCTTCAACCAGAGCCTCTCTTTATCCGCCCCTCTACACAGTGGTATGCATGTAGGGAAGATTATGCAGATGACAGCAGAAAAAGTAATAAGAGATGGAGAGCAGCTGAAAGAGATGAATTTGGTGTTTGGCATGTCTGTTATTCTATACATTCATCAAAGGAAGAATTGGAATTAGCTTTGCAATATCTCCAACCTAAACGAGTTATTTCAACAACTCCAAGCTGCAGAGCTGTGGAATTGGACTATGTAAAGAAGAACTGTGGCATTGGTTCTGTTTCATCAGATGATGCTTTATGGAAATTACTGGATATTAGGACAGAAGAGCTCCACTCGACACAAGCTTGTCTCACAAAGGTGAACCCTGCAAAGGCTAATGAGCTACTGCCTCAGAATCTGGATACACCCGCTAAGGCACAGCATGGGAGTTTGTCTTCTCCTGTTAAGGTTGGCTCCCTTACGCTGTTTGGAAGAGCATGGTTAGGCATTCAGAACCCATCAACAATGCTTGAACCTCATAATTTATCTGCACTACGCAAGGTTACTAATGTAGCTGAAGGATTATCAAAGGTTGGAGATGATAAAAGTAGAGCTACCGATGAATGCAATGAGAAATTTAATGGTGGTAGCATAACTAGCAAAGAGAAACAAGTACATGCACCATTTAATGGTGGTTGCGTAACTAGCAGAGAAAAGCAAGTACATGCACCATTTGATGGGGGTAGCGTAAGTATTAAAGAAAAGCAAGTGCATGCGCCCAATAGTGATTCAGGAGAAGGCACTTGTTCCAGTGGCACATCGAGGAGTCTTGATTTTAGCCTAAGAAAACTGTACAGATCCATGAATGTCCCAGTTCCTCAGCCACTACCATCTCTTGCGGATCTTATGCATGCTGCAAAACGAGCCAAGGTCTGTGCAGGGAAGAGATGA
- the LOC116266605 gene encoding uncharacterized protein LOC116266605 isoform X1, with protein sequence MPIEMPRGLPFSVDTWSRSSRAKRYHFLTHAHKDHASSISNYASFPIYATRITKHLIIRQFPQVCDSLFVEMRVGEPIVVDDPDCRFTFTAFDANHCPGAVMLLFEGEFGNILHTGDCRLTADCIQCLPMKYVSMRGRKPQICLDYLFLDCTFAGHTMKIPSKDLAVHQVIKCIWEHPNAPIVYLACDLLGQEEILVHVSKTFGSKIYIDRSVNAEYYEALTIIASDVITDDSSSRFQVCEGFPRFYEKAETKLAAARANLQPEPLFIRPSTQWYACREDYADDSRKSNKRWRAAERDEFGVWHVCYSIHSSKEELELALQYLQPKRVISTTPSCRAVELDYVKKNCGIGSVSSDDALWKLLDIRTEELHSTQACLTKVNPAKANELLPQNLDTPAKAQHGSLSSPVKVGSLTLFGRAWLGIQNPSTMLEPHNLSALRKVTNVAEGLSKVGDDKSRATDECNEKFNGGSITSKEKQVHAPFNGGCVTSREKQVHAPFDGGSVSIKEKQVHAPNSDSGEGTCSSGTSRSLDFSLRKLYRSMNVPVPQPLPSLADLMHAAKRAKVCAGKR encoded by the exons ATGCCGATCGAAATGCCGAGAGGCCTTCCGTTCTCCGTTGACACATGGAGCCGATCCTCAAGGGCGAAGCGGTACCATTTCCTCACCCACGCCCACAAGGATCACGCGTCGTCGATCTCGAACTACGCTTCGTTCCCGATCTACGCGACCCGGATCACGAAACACCTCATCATCCGGCAATTCCCCCAg GTGTGTGACTCGTTGTTCGTCGAGATGAGGGTGGGTGAGCCGATTGTCGTTGATGATCCCGACTGCAGGTTCACCTTTACTGCCTTCGATGCTAATCATTGTCCAG GGGCTGTCATGCTGCTTTTCGAGGGTGAATTTGGTAATATTCTTCATACTGGAGATTGCAGACTTACTGCTGATTGCATACAGTGTTTGCCCATGAAATACGTGAGTATGAGAGGAAGGAAGCCTCAGATATGTCTGGATTACCTGTTCCTTGACTGCACTTTTGCTGGGCATACTATGAAAATTCCGAGCAAGGACTTGGCTGTTCATCAG GTGATCAAGTGCATATGGGAGCATCCAAATGCACCTATTGTGTATCTGGCATGTGATCTTCTGGGGCAGGAAGAGATCCTGGTGCATGTTTCTAAAACATTTGGTTCCAAAATATACATTGACAGATCTGTAAATGCTGAATATTATGAAGCACTTACAATCATAGCATCTGATGTCATCACTGATGATTCATCCTCTCGCTTTCAG GTGTGTGAAGGATTCCCCAGGTTCTATGAAAAAGCTGAGACAAAACTTGCTGCAGCTAGAGCCAATCTTCAACCAGAGCCTCTCTTTATCCGCCCCTCTACACAGTGGTATGCATGTAGGGAAGATTATGCAGATGACAGCAGAAAAAGTAATAAGAGATGGAGAGCAGCTGAAAGAGATGAATTTGGTGTTTGGCATGTCTGTTATTCTATACATTCATCAAAGGAAGAATTGGAATTAGCTTTGCAATATCTCCAACCTAAACGAGTTATTTCAACAACTCCAAGCTGCAGAGCTGTGGAATTGGACTATGTAAAGAAGAACTGTGGCATTGGTTCTGTTTCATCAGATGATGCTTTATGGAAATTACTGGATATTAGGACAGAAGAGCTCCACTCGACACAAGCTTGTCTCACAAAGGTGAACCCTGCAAAGGCTAATGAGCTACTGCCTCAGAATCTGGATACACCCGCTAAGGCACAGCATGGGAGTTTGTCTTCTCCTGTTAAGGTTGGCTCCCTTACGCTGTTTGGAAGAGCATGGTTAGGCATTCAGAACCCATCAACAATGCTTGAACCTCATAATTTATCTGCACTACGCAAGGTTACTAATGTAGCTGAAGGATTATCAAAGGTTGGAGATGATAAAAGTAGAGCTACCGATGAATGCAATGAGAAATTTAATGGTGGTAGCATAACTAGCAAAGAGAAACAAGTACATGCACCATTTAATGGTGGTTGCGTAACTAGCAGAGAAAAGCAAGTACATGCACCATTTGATGGGGGTAGCGTAAGTATTAAAGAAAAGCAAGTGCATGCGCCCAATAGTGATTCAGGAGAAGGCACTTGTTCCAGTGGCACATCGAGGAGTCTTGATTTTAGCCTAAGAAAACTGTACAGATCCATGAATGTCCCAGTTCCTCAGCCACTACCATCTCTTGCGGATCTTATGCATGCTGCAAAACGAGCCAAGGTCTGTGCAGGGAAGAGATGA
- the LOC116266864 gene encoding mitogen-activated protein kinase kinase kinase 3-like gives MPAWWTRSSSPKEAKKKKKDADSSRATCKAESKSSNPPGGAPAGVSLFGGINSPRPGELSSPSGTGSGFTSESEQPASRTHRLPPPSALSPVDQISLISSVSSDSSSGSCSDPGYLFPRYVDGVDVPRQARNSFSIYDHQIQQQFTESKQLLSSSPGSEFVRPPNNGFTHSVYGSPQFNKLGLSSSPKVESDLSFATAHNSSYSPPRVSTDTKISLAHRRNSANHSLAPSPRARSPGPGLRVNGACTPPLPSRSESPRSRQDDSRFQCHPLPLPPSFPCSPTSPPPTCSTSTSTSSTPHSSTRTGFSKSSCTNSELCLKSRWKKGKLLGRGTFGHVYVGFNSESGQMCAIKEVNVIPDDPSSKECLKQLNQEISLLSQLSHPNIVQYYGSDMDDSTLSVYLEYVSGGSIHKLLQEYGQFKEPVIRNYTTQILSGLSYLHKRKTVHRDIKGANILVDPNGVIKLADFGMAKHINCCSTPLSFKGSPYWMAPEVIMNGNGYNWAVDIWSLGCTVLEMVTAKPPWIQYEGVAAIFKIGNSKEIPPIPDYVSDEGKNFISLCLQRDPSLRPTAAQLLGHPFVRDQAATKAPIIRSVTDPGSTSPYGFQSLTSPNQATTRSTCSTRNSPIRDGDYRPHCSVGCPITLSSSEELLSRRNMSLPVSPSSSPLRQFRPTVAGGLLSPPHVSSATSRSSSYQTQNSVTPRVQVNSIYMDPEVYRMMIAPDGPTARPYR, from the exons ATGCCGGCATGGTGGACGAGGTCTTCTTCACCGAAGgaggcgaagaagaagaagaaggacgcTGATTCCTCCAGGGCCACTTGCAAGGCGGAATCCAAAAGCTCTAACCCGCCCGGCGGCGCGCCGGCGGGGGTTTCCCTCTTCGGCGGCATCAATTCACCCCGGCCTGGAGAGCTAAGCTCGCCGTCGGGGACCGGTTCAGGCTTTACATCAGAATCGGAACAGCCGGCCAGTCGTACGCACAGGCTCCCTCCCCCGTCGGCGCTCTCTCCGGTGGATCAGATCTCCTTGATCTCCTCGGTCTCGAGCGACAGCTCGTCGGGTTCGTGCTCGGATCCAGGGTATCTTTTTCCCAG ATATGTAGATGGGGTGGACGTTCCAAGGCAAGCAAGAAattcattttctatatatgaCCATCAAATCCAGCAACAGTTCACAGAGAGTAAGCAGCTTCTATCAAGCAGCCCAGGATCAGAGTTTGTAAGGCCTCCTAATAATGGCTTTACACATTCCGTATATGGTTCACCACAGTTCAACAAGCTTGGCTTATCTTCTTCTCCAAAGGTGGAATCGGATTTATCTTTTGCAACTGCCCATAATAGTTCTTATTCTCCACCAAGAGTTTCTACAGATACCAAAATCAGTTTGGCCCATAGACGAAACAGTGCGAACCATTCACTGGCACCTAGTCCAAGAGCCAGGAGTCCTGGCCCAGGCTTGCGGGTGAATGGTGCTTGTACTCCTCCTTTGCCCTCACGTTCAGAATCTCCACGATCAAGACAAGATGACAGCAGGTTTCAGTGTCATCCATTGCCGCTTCCTCCAAGTTTTCCTTGCTCTCCCACTTCTCCCCCACCAACTTGTTCCACTAGTACTTCTACATCTTCAACGCCTCATAGTTCCACAAGGACTGGATTTTCGAAAAGTAGTTGCACAAACAGTGAGTTGTGCCTCAAGTCAAGGTGGAAGAAAGGAAAACTATTGGGAAGAGGGACGTTTGGACATGTTTATGTTGGGTTCAATAG TGAGAGCGGCCAAATGTGTGCAATAAAAGAAGTCAACGTCATACCAGATGACCCAAGTTCCAAGGAATGTCTCAAGCAGCTGAACCAG GAGATATCATTGCTTAGTCAACTCTCACATCCAAATATCGTGCAGTATTATGGCAGTGATATG GATGATTCCACACTGTCAGTTTATCTTGAGTATGTTTCTGGAGGATCCATTCATAAATTGCTTCAAGAATATGGCCAATTTAAAGAACCAGTTATCCGGAATTATACCACACAAATTCTTTCTGGGCTTTCTTACTTGCATAAAAGAAAGACCGTGCACAG GGATATCAAGGGTGCAAATATCCTAGTTGATCCTAATGGTGTAATCAAACTGGCAGACTTTGGCATGGCAAAACAT ATCAATTGTTGTTCTACTCCACTATCCTTCAAAGGAAGCCCTTATTGGATGGCTCCTGAG GTTATAATGAACGGTAATGGCTATAATTGGGCAGTGGACATATGGAGTCTTGGTTGTACGGTACTTGAGATGGTCACAGCAAAACCTCCCTGGATCCAATATGAAGGG GTTGCTGCAATATTTAAAATTGGAAACAGCAAAGAGATTCCACCAATACCTGACTATGTATCTGATGAGGGGAAGAATTTTATAAGTCTATGCTTGCAACGTGATCCTTCCTTACGTCCAACAGCAGCTCAGCTTCTCGGTCATCCTTTTGTAAGAGACCAAGCTGCAACAAAAGCTCCAATAATCAGATCAGTCACAGATCCTGGGTCAACTTCTCCTTATGGCTTCCAGTCACTG ACCTCTCCTAATCAGGCAACAACAAGGTCAACCTGTAGCACAAGGAATTCTCCAATCCGTGATGGAGATTACAGACCACACTGTTCAGTGGGATGCCCAATCACACTTTCCTCAAG TGAAGAGTTGTTGTCAAGAAGGAATATGTCTTTGCCCGTCTCTCCCTCATCAAGCCCATTGAGGCAGTTCAGACCCACCGTGGCTGGCGGCTTGCTCTCTCCACCGCATGTGAGTTCTGCAACAAGCAGGAGTAGCAGTTACCAGACACAGAACTCCGTAACTCCCCGCGTGCAAGTGAACTCAATCTACATGGATCCAGAGGTTTACAGGATGATGATTGCACCAGATGGCCCAACAGCCAGACCTTACAGATAA